A DNA window from Buttiauxella agrestis contains the following coding sequences:
- the yicI gene encoding alpha-xylosidase: MKISDGNWLIQPGLSLIHPVQVFDVEHQGNEMVVYAGMKDVRERGSQLDTPLFTLRFFSPQEGIVGVRIEHFQGAVNNGPHYPLNVLHDVKVTMQNTAEFAELKSGNLAVRVTKGTEWALDFLRDGVRITGSAVKNNGYVQDANSGNTHMFERLDLGVGETVYGLGERFTALVKNGQTVETWNRDGGTSTEQSYKNIPFYLTNRGYGVLVNHPECVSFEVGSEKVSKVQFSVAGEYLEYFVIDGPTPKAVLDRYTRFTGRPALPPAWSFGLWLTTSFTTNYDEATVNSFIDGMAERNLPLHVFHFDCFWMKAFQWCDFEWDPVTFPDPEGMLKRLKARGLKICVWINPYIGQKSPLFREGMEKGYLLKRPNGAVWQWDKWQPGQAIVDFTNPAACEWYAGHLKRLVRMGVDCFKTDFGERIPTDVVWHDGSDPQKMHNHYAFIYNELVWNVLKQELGDEEAVLFARSASVGAQQFPVHWGGDCYANYESMAESLRGGLSLGMSGFGFWSHDIGGFENTAPAHVYKRWCAFGLLSSHSRLHGSKSYRVPWAYDDEACDVVRHFTQLKSRMMPYLYRQAAQAAEFGTPMMRAMMLEFPDDPGCDYLDRQYMLGDSVMVAPVFSEAGDVQFYLPEGRWTHLLNNQQAQGSRWHKEKHDFQSLPVYVRDNTLLALGNNDQKPDYAWHEGTAFQLFNLDDGREVLCEVPAADGSVIFTLKVRREGNTLAVQCDGQAKDWTLCLRNIGNVKGVKQGKSAAGEQGVVITPDSHEAGLVIEL; this comes from the coding sequence ATGAAAATTAGTGACGGCAATTGGCTGATTCAGCCGGGTTTATCGCTTATCCACCCGGTGCAGGTTTTCGATGTGGAGCATCAGGGCAACGAGATGGTGGTGTACGCGGGCATGAAGGATGTGCGCGAGCGGGGGAGTCAGCTTGATACTCCACTGTTTACGCTGCGATTTTTCTCCCCGCAGGAAGGGATTGTCGGTGTGCGCATCGAGCATTTCCAGGGCGCGGTGAATAACGGCCCGCATTATCCGCTCAACGTATTGCACGATGTGAAAGTGACCATGCAAAACACCGCTGAATTTGCCGAGCTGAAAAGCGGCAATCTGGCGGTGCGCGTGACCAAAGGCACTGAATGGGCGCTGGATTTCCTGCGCGATGGCGTGCGCATCACCGGTAGTGCGGTGAAAAACAACGGTTATGTGCAGGATGCTAACAGCGGTAATACGCACATGTTCGAGCGCCTGGATTTGGGCGTTGGCGAAACGGTTTATGGCCTGGGTGAGCGTTTTACCGCGCTGGTGAAAAATGGTCAGACGGTGGAAACCTGGAACCGCGATGGCGGCACCAGCACCGAGCAATCCTACAAAAATATTCCGTTCTACCTCACCAATCGCGGTTATGGCGTACTGGTGAACCACCCGGAATGTGTCTCCTTTGAAGTTGGTTCCGAGAAAGTCTCCAAAGTGCAGTTCAGTGTCGCAGGCGAATATCTCGAATATTTCGTGATTGACGGCCCAACGCCGAAAGCGGTTCTCGACCGTTACACTCGCTTTACAGGCCGCCCGGCGTTGCCGCCAGCGTGGTCGTTTGGCCTGTGGCTCACCACTTCCTTTACCACTAACTACGACGAAGCGACGGTGAACAGTTTTATCGACGGCATGGCCGAACGTAACCTGCCGCTGCACGTGTTCCACTTCGACTGCTTCTGGATGAAAGCCTTCCAGTGGTGCGATTTTGAGTGGGACCCGGTGACGTTCCCCGATCCGGAAGGCATGTTGAAACGCCTGAAAGCGCGTGGCCTGAAAATCTGCGTGTGGATTAACCCGTACATCGGCCAGAAATCCCCGCTGTTCCGCGAGGGAATGGAAAAAGGCTATCTGCTCAAGCGCCCGAACGGCGCGGTGTGGCAGTGGGATAAATGGCAGCCAGGTCAGGCGATTGTCGATTTCACCAACCCGGCGGCCTGCGAATGGTATGCAGGGCATCTGAAACGCCTGGTGCGCATGGGGGTGGATTGCTTCAAAACGGACTTTGGCGAGCGCATTCCAACGGATGTGGTGTGGCACGATGGTTCCGACCCGCAGAAAATGCACAACCATTACGCGTTCATCTATAACGAGCTGGTGTGGAACGTGCTCAAACAAGAACTGGGCGACGAAGAAGCGGTGCTGTTTGCCCGTTCAGCCTCCGTTGGCGCACAACAATTCCCAGTTCACTGGGGTGGCGACTGCTACGCCAACTACGAATCAATGGCGGAAAGCCTGCGCGGCGGCCTGTCACTCGGCATGTCCGGCTTTGGCTTCTGGAGCCACGATATTGGCGGCTTCGAAAATACCGCTCCGGCGCATGTGTATAAACGCTGGTGCGCGTTCGGGCTGCTTTCCAGCCACAGCCGCCTGCACGGTAGCAAATCCTACCGTGTGCCATGGGCGTATGACGACGAAGCCTGCGACGTGGTGCGCCACTTCACACAGCTGAAATCACGCATGATGCCGTATCTGTACCGTCAGGCGGCGCAGGCCGCAGAGTTCGGCACACCGATGATGCGCGCCATGATGCTGGAGTTCCCGGACGATCCAGGCTGCGATTATCTCGACCGCCAGTACATGCTGGGCGATTCCGTGATGGTTGCGCCGGTGTTCTCGGAGGCGGGCGACGTGCAGTTCTATCTGCCAGAAGGGCGCTGGACGCATTTGCTCAACAACCAGCAAGCGCAAGGTAGCCGCTGGCATAAAGAGAAGCATGATTTCCAGAGCCTGCCGGTGTATGTGCGTGACAACACGCTGTTAGCGCTGGGCAATAATGACCAGAAACCGGATTACGCGTGGCATGAAGGCACCGCCTTCCAGCTGTTTAATCTTGACGATGGGCGCGAGGTGCTTTGCGAAGTCCCGGCCGCTGACGGCTCGGTTATCTTCACGCTGAAAGTGCGTCGTGAAGGCAATACGCTGGCGGTGCAGTGCGATGGTCAGGCAAAAGACTGGACGCTGTGTCTGCGCAATATCGGCAACGTGAAAGGCGTGAAACAAGGTAAGAGTGCCGCGGGTGAGCAGGGTGTGGTGATTACACCGGATTCGCACGAGGCGGGATTGGTTATCGAGCTTTAA
- a CDS encoding YhgN family NAAT transporter produces the protein MTEIISAAVLLILIMDPLGNLPIFMSVLKHTEPKRRRAIMIRELLIALIIMLIFLFAGEKILAFLNLRAESVSISGGIILFLIAIKMIFPSHEGNASGLPAGEEPFIVPLAIPLVAGPTLLATLMLLSHQYPNQMGHLVIALLLAWGGTVAILLQSSLFLRLLGEKGVNALERLMGLVLVMLATQMFLDGLRIWMKG, from the coding sequence ATGACCGAAATCATTTCTGCGGCAGTACTGTTAATCCTGATTATGGACCCGTTGGGAAACCTGCCCATTTTTATGTCAGTGCTCAAGCATACCGAGCCGAAGCGCCGCCGGGCCATCATGATCCGCGAGCTGCTTATTGCGCTGATCATCATGCTGATCTTCCTGTTTGCCGGGGAAAAAATTCTCGCGTTTCTTAACCTGCGCGCAGAAAGCGTGTCGATTTCCGGCGGGATAATTTTGTTCCTGATTGCGATTAAAATGATCTTCCCAAGCCACGAAGGGAACGCCTCTGGCCTGCCTGCGGGTGAAGAACCCTTTATTGTGCCGCTGGCTATTCCGCTGGTTGCCGGGCCAACGCTGCTGGCAACGTTAATGCTGTTATCGCACCAGTATCCGAATCAAATGGGCCATTTAGTGATAGCGCTATTGCTGGCCTGGGGCGGCACTGTGGCAATTTTGCTGCAATCGTCGCTGTTCTTGCGCCTGCTGGGCGAGAAAGGCGTGAACGCACTGGAACGCCTGATGGGGCTGGTGCTGGTCATGCTGGCGACGCAGATGTTCCTGGATGGGCTGCGTATCTGGATGAAAGGTTAA
- the asd gene encoding aspartate-semialdehyde dehydrogenase, protein MKNVGFIGWRGMVGSVLMQRMVEERDFDAIRPVFFSTSQLGLAAPSFAGQNNGTLQDAYDLEALKALDIIITCQGGDYTNEIYPKLRESGWQGYWIDAASSLRMKDDAIIILDPVNQHVIQEGLNNGVKTFVGGNCTVSLMLMSLGGLFANDLVDWVSVATYQAASGGGARHMRELLTQMGQLHSHVASELADPASAILNIERKVTDLARSGSLPTDNFGVPLAGSLIPWIDKQLDNGQTREEWKGQAETNKILNTGTVIPVDGLCVRVGALRCHSQAFTIKMKKDVSLPTIEAMLAAHNDWVKVVPNDRDITMRELTPAAVTGTLTTPVGRLRKLNMGPEYLSAFTVGDQLLWGAAEPLRRMLRLLA, encoded by the coding sequence ATGAAAAATGTTGGTTTTATCGGTTGGCGCGGTATGGTCGGTTCCGTTCTCATGCAACGCATGGTTGAAGAACGCGATTTTGACGCCATTCGTCCGGTTTTCTTCTCCACTTCTCAGCTTGGCCTCGCGGCTCCGTCTTTTGCCGGCCAGAACAACGGCACGTTGCAGGACGCGTATGACCTGGAAGCGCTGAAGGCACTGGACATCATCATTACCTGCCAGGGCGGCGATTATACCAACGAAATCTATCCAAAGCTTCGTGAAAGCGGCTGGCAAGGTTACTGGATTGATGCGGCTTCTTCTCTGCGTATGAAAGATGATGCGATTATCATCCTTGACCCGGTAAACCAGCACGTTATTCAGGAAGGTCTGAACAACGGCGTGAAAACCTTTGTGGGCGGTAACTGTACCGTCAGCCTGATGCTGATGTCCCTCGGTGGCCTGTTCGCGAACGACCTGGTTGACTGGGTTTCCGTTGCCACTTACCAGGCGGCATCCGGCGGCGGTGCGCGTCATATGCGTGAACTACTGACTCAAATGGGCCAACTGCATAGCCATGTTGCCAGCGAGCTGGCGGACCCTGCTTCTGCCATCCTGAACATCGAACGTAAAGTGACGGATCTTGCCCGTAGCGGCAGCCTGCCAACGGATAACTTTGGCGTGCCACTGGCTGGCAGCCTGATCCCATGGATCGACAAGCAGCTTGATAACGGCCAGACCCGCGAAGAGTGGAAAGGCCAGGCTGAAACCAACAAGATTCTGAATACCGGCACCGTCATTCCTGTTGATGGCCTGTGTGTCCGCGTTGGTGCACTGCGCTGCCATAGCCAGGCATTCACTATCAAAATGAAGAAAGATGTCTCTCTGCCAACTATCGAAGCGATGCTGGCCGCCCATAACGATTGGGTGAAAGTGGTGCCAAACGACCGCGATATCACTATGCGTGAACTGACGCCTGCGGCAGTCACCGGCACATTGACCACACCTGTCGGTCGTTTGCGTAAGCTGAACATGGGGCCGGAATATCTATCAGCCTTCACAGTTGGCGACCAATTATTGTGGGGTGCTGCAGAGCCGTTGCGCAGAATGTTGCGCTTGCTCGCATAG
- the glgB gene encoding 1,4-alpha-glucan branching enzyme, whose amino-acid sequence MSVHPEKDVINALIAGHFADPFSLLGMHKTEAGLEVRALLPNATEVWIIDPKTGGKVGKLECIDSRGFFCGVIPRRKNPFRYQLAVVWHGHENLIDDPYRFGPLIQEMDSWLLSEGTHLRPYETLGAHADTMDGVTGTRFSVWAPNARRVSVVGQFNYWDGRRHPMRLRRESGIWELFIPGAHPGQLYKFELIDTEGHLRLKADPYAFESQMRPETASLICGLPEKTTLSPARQRANGFDQPISIYEVHLGSWRRHTENNFWLSYRELADQLVPYVKEMGFTHLELLPINEHPFDGSWGYQPQGMYAPTRRFGTRDDFRYFINAAHAAGLNVLLDWVPGHFPTDDAGLAKFDGTSLYEHGDPREGYHQDWNTLIYNYGRREVSNYLVGNGLYWIERFGIDGLRVDAVASMIYRDYSRQPGEWIPNDKGGRENLEAIEFLRNTNRIIGEQTPGAVTMAEESTDFAGVSRPASMGGLGFWFKWNLGWMHDTLDYMKLDPVHRQYHHNKMTFGMLYNSTENFVLPLSHDEVVHGKKSILDRMPGDAWQKFANLRAYYGWMWAFPGKKLLFMGNEFAQGREWNHDSSLDWHLLEGGDNWHHGVKRLVRDLNHTYRHHAAMHELDFDSYGFEWLVVEDNVNSVFIFVRRDSKGNEIIVASNFTPVPRYNYRFGINQPGRWREELNTDSMHYHGSNAGNSGAVHSDEIPSHGRENSLSLTLPPLSTIWLVREAE is encoded by the coding sequence ATGTCTGTTCATCCAGAAAAAGACGTGATAAATGCGCTAATTGCGGGTCATTTTGCTGATCCTTTTTCTCTGCTGGGAATGCATAAAACAGAAGCCGGGCTGGAAGTACGCGCCCTGTTACCCAACGCCACAGAAGTCTGGATTATCGACCCTAAAACCGGTGGGAAGGTCGGTAAATTAGAATGTATTGATTCCCGTGGTTTCTTTTGCGGGGTTATTCCCCGGCGTAAAAATCCTTTTCGTTACCAATTGGCTGTCGTCTGGCATGGCCATGAAAATCTCATTGATGATCCCTATCGCTTTGGGCCGCTAATTCAGGAAATGGATAGCTGGCTGTTGTCCGAAGGGACACATTTACGCCCTTACGAAACGCTCGGTGCACACGCCGACACCATGGATGGCGTCACCGGCACGCGCTTTTCCGTATGGGCACCCAACGCCCGCCGCGTCTCGGTTGTGGGTCAATTCAACTATTGGGATGGTCGTCGCCACCCGATGCGTTTGCGCCGTGAAAGCGGGATCTGGGAACTCTTTATTCCAGGTGCTCACCCCGGGCAGTTATATAAATTCGAGCTTATCGACACCGAAGGGCATCTGCGCCTGAAGGCTGACCCGTATGCGTTTGAGTCGCAAATGCGCCCGGAAACGGCGTCGCTGATTTGTGGCCTGCCTGAAAAAACCACGCTGAGTCCTGCGCGGCAACGCGCCAACGGCTTTGACCAGCCGATTTCAATTTACGAAGTGCATCTCGGTTCCTGGCGTCGTCATACCGAGAATAATTTCTGGCTCAGCTATCGCGAACTGGCAGACCAACTGGTGCCGTACGTGAAAGAGATGGGCTTTACGCACCTCGAACTGTTGCCGATTAACGAGCATCCGTTCGATGGCAGTTGGGGCTACCAGCCACAAGGGATGTATGCGCCGACACGCCGCTTCGGCACACGTGACGACTTTCGCTATTTCATTAATGCCGCACACGCTGCGGGCCTGAATGTGCTGCTGGACTGGGTTCCAGGGCATTTCCCGACGGACGACGCTGGCCTTGCGAAATTCGATGGCACCTCGCTTTATGAGCACGGCGACCCGCGTGAGGGTTATCACCAGGACTGGAACACGCTGATTTATAACTATGGGCGGCGTGAAGTCAGCAACTATCTGGTCGGCAATGGTCTGTACTGGATTGAGCGCTTCGGCATTGACGGTCTGCGCGTTGATGCGGTGGCATCAATGATTTATCGCGACTACAGCCGCCAGCCTGGCGAGTGGATACCGAACGATAAAGGCGGGCGAGAAAACCTCGAAGCTATCGAATTCCTGCGTAATACCAACCGTATTATCGGCGAGCAAACGCCGGGTGCGGTGACGATGGCGGAAGAGTCCACCGACTTTGCAGGCGTGTCGCGCCCGGCGTCAATGGGCGGCTTAGGTTTCTGGTTTAAATGGAACCTCGGCTGGATGCACGACACTCTCGACTATATGAAACTCGACCCGGTGCATCGCCAGTATCATCACAACAAAATGACCTTCGGCATGCTGTACAACAGCACCGAAAACTTCGTGCTGCCGTTGTCGCATGATGAAGTGGTCCACGGCAAAAAATCTATTCTCGACCGTATGCCGGGTGATGCGTGGCAGAAGTTTGCCAACTTGCGTGCGTACTACGGTTGGATGTGGGCATTCCCCGGCAAAAAATTGTTGTTCATGGGCAATGAATTCGCCCAGGGCCGCGAGTGGAACCACGACAGCAGCCTCGACTGGCATTTGCTGGAAGGCGGCGATAACTGGCACCACGGCGTGAAACGCCTGGTCCGCGATTTAAACCACACTTATCGGCATCATGCTGCAATGCATGAGCTGGATTTCGACAGCTACGGTTTTGAATGGCTGGTGGTCGAAGACAACGTGAATTCGGTGTTTATCTTTGTGCGCCGGGATTCGAAAGGGAATGAAATTATTGTCGCCAGTAACTTTACCCCGGTGCCGCGTTACAACTATCGCTTTGGCATTAACCAGCCAGGCCGCTGGCGTGAAGAGCTGAACACGGACTCGATGCACTATCACGGCAGTAACGCCGGGAACAGTGGCGCGGTGCACAGCGATGAGATCCCAAGCCACGGTCGTGAGAATTCCCTGAGTCTGACCCTGCCGCCACTTTCCACGATTTGGTTGGTAAGGGAGGCTGAATGA
- the glgX gene encoding glycogen debranching protein GlgX, whose product MTQLTAGNSAPYGSFYDGKGVNFTLFSANAHKVELCVFDEHGHEQRYDLPVRTGDIWHGYLPNAKPGLKYGYRVHGPWEPHNGHLFNPAKLLLDPCARVVVGGVEHHPHLHGGYDEPNLEDSAPHMAKCVVVQDKFDWEDDEHPRTAWGDTIIYEAHVRGLTLLHPGIPEELRGTYAALGHPVMINYFKRLGITALELLPVAHFISEPRVSHLGLSNYWGYNPRSIYAVEGYYAVNHDPLSAANELRGAIKALHSAGIEVILDIVLNHSAELDRDGPTLSLSGIDNRSYYWLMENGDYQNWTGCGNTLNLSTPGVVAQVVDCLRYWVDSLHVDGFRFDLASIMGRTPEFRQDAPLFEAIKNDPVLSQIKLIAEPWDIGPGGYQVGNYPPLFAEWNDHFRDGLRRFWLRQDLSLGGFACRFAGSSDVYRRGERKPSTSINLITAHDGFTLRDCVSFNQKHNEANGEDNRDGTNNNYSNNYGFEGLEASLYIKERRRDSVHALLTLLLLSQGTPMLLAGDEHGHSQHGNNNAYCQDNQLTWLDWEHCNDGLTTFTAALIHLRKTIPALTQNVWWEDGDGNVRWWNKEAQPLSADEWENGVHRLQIQLSERWLITINATEEVADIVLPEGEWRAIPPFAGEDNPVVMAVWHGPAHGVCVFQKS is encoded by the coding sequence ATGACACAACTCACTGCCGGAAACTCCGCGCCTTACGGCTCGTTTTATGATGGAAAAGGGGTGAACTTCACCCTGTTTTCCGCCAATGCTCATAAAGTCGAACTGTGCGTGTTCGACGAGCACGGTCACGAACAACGCTACGATTTGCCGGTGCGAACCGGCGACATCTGGCACGGTTATCTGCCTAACGCCAAACCGGGTTTGAAATACGGCTACCGCGTGCATGGGCCGTGGGAACCGCACAACGGCCACCTTTTTAACCCGGCCAAATTGCTGCTCGACCCTTGCGCCCGCGTGGTGGTGGGTGGGGTTGAGCATCATCCCCATTTGCATGGCGGTTATGACGAACCGAATCTGGAAGACAGCGCCCCGCATATGGCGAAATGCGTGGTGGTGCAGGATAAGTTTGACTGGGAAGACGATGAACATCCGCGCACTGCGTGGGGCGATACCATTATCTACGAAGCTCATGTTCGTGGCCTGACGCTGCTTCATCCAGGCATTCCCGAAGAACTGCGCGGAACCTACGCTGCACTTGGCCATCCGGTGATGATTAACTACTTCAAACGTCTGGGGATTACGGCGCTGGAGCTGTTACCGGTGGCGCATTTTATTAGCGAGCCGCGCGTTTCACACCTCGGGCTGAGCAACTACTGGGGCTACAACCCGCGCTCTATCTATGCCGTCGAAGGTTATTACGCGGTGAATCACGATCCGCTCAGTGCCGCCAATGAGTTACGTGGCGCGATTAAAGCGTTACACAGCGCGGGTATCGAGGTGATTCTCGACATTGTGCTCAACCACAGCGCGGAACTGGATCGCGATGGCCCGACCCTCTCACTAAGCGGAATCGATAACCGTAGCTATTATTGGTTAATGGAGAATGGCGATTACCAGAACTGGACCGGTTGCGGTAATACGTTGAATTTGAGTACGCCAGGCGTGGTCGCCCAGGTTGTGGATTGCCTGCGCTACTGGGTTGATAGCCTGCATGTTGACGGTTTCCGTTTTGATTTGGCGTCGATCATGGGGCGCACGCCGGAGTTTCGCCAGGATGCACCGCTCTTTGAAGCCATCAAAAACGATCCGGTGTTGTCGCAAATAAAACTGATTGCTGAACCCTGGGATATTGGCCCTGGCGGTTATCAGGTCGGCAACTATCCGCCGTTATTTGCGGAATGGAATGACCATTTTCGTGATGGCCTGCGGCGTTTCTGGCTGCGACAAGATCTATCGTTAGGAGGATTCGCGTGCCGCTTTGCCGGTTCGAGCGATGTGTATCGTCGAGGCGAGCGTAAGCCTTCAACCAGCATCAATTTAATCACGGCGCATGATGGTTTCACGCTGCGTGACTGTGTCAGCTTCAATCAAAAGCACAATGAAGCGAACGGCGAAGATAACCGTGATGGCACCAACAATAATTACAGTAACAATTACGGTTTCGAAGGGCTGGAAGCCTCGTTGTATATCAAAGAACGGCGGCGCGACAGTGTTCACGCCTTGCTGACATTGTTACTGCTTTCCCAGGGGACGCCGATGCTTTTGGCCGGTGACGAACATGGTCACAGCCAGCACGGTAATAACAACGCTTACTGCCAGGATAACCAACTGACATGGCTTGACTGGGAGCATTGTAACGATGGCTTAACCACATTTACCGCGGCATTGATTCATCTACGCAAGACGATTCCGGCACTAACCCAGAATGTCTGGTGGGAGGACGGTGATGGCAATGTTCGCTGGTGGAATAAAGAGGCTCAGCCTCTGAGTGCTGACGAGTGGGAAAACGGCGTTCATCGCCTGCAAATCCAGCTTTCAGAACGTTGGCTTATTACGATTAACGCTACCGAAGAAGTGGCCGACATCGTATTACCCGAAGGGGAATGGCGCGCCATTCCTCCGTTTGCCGGCGAAGACAACCCGGTGGTGATGGCTGTATGGCATGGTCCGGCGCACGGAGTCTGCGTATTCCAGAAGTCATAA
- the glgC gene encoding glucose-1-phosphate adenylyltransferase, whose protein sequence is MVRLDKNDPLMLARQLPNKSVALILAGGRGTRLKDLTSTRAKPAVHFGGKFRIIDFALSNCINSGIRRIGVITQYQSHTLVQHIQRGWSFFSEEMNEFVDLLPAQQRVHGENWYRGTADAVTQNLDIIRRYKAEYVVILAGDHIYKQDYSRMLIDHVEKGARCTVACMPVPLHEASAFGVMAVDSEEKIIEFVEKPANPPSMPGDDSKALASMGIYVFDADYLYELLEADDKDENSSHDFGKDIIPYVMKSGSAFAHPFPLSCVQSDPDAEPYWRDVGTLEAYWKANLDLASVTPELDMYDRDWPIRTHMEPLPPAKFVQDRSGSHGMTLNSLVSGGCIISGSVVVQSVLFPRVRVNSFCNIDSSVLLPDVIVGRSCRLRRCIIDRACIIPEGMVVGENAEEDARRFYRSEEGIVLVTREMLAKLPG, encoded by the coding sequence ATGGTTAGGCTTGATAAGAACGATCCTCTGATGTTGGCAAGACAACTGCCAAATAAATCTGTCGCCCTGATTCTGGCTGGTGGGCGCGGTACCCGATTGAAAGATTTAACCTCTACACGCGCCAAGCCTGCCGTTCACTTTGGTGGCAAGTTCCGAATCATTGATTTCGCGCTGTCGAATTGCATTAACTCAGGTATTCGCCGCATCGGCGTGATCACCCAATATCAGTCACATACGCTGGTGCAGCATATTCAGCGCGGCTGGTCGTTTTTCAGTGAAGAGATGAACGAATTTGTCGATTTGCTCCCGGCGCAGCAGCGGGTACACGGTGAAAACTGGTATCGCGGCACGGCGGATGCGGTGACGCAAAACCTCGACATTATTCGCCGCTACAAAGCGGAGTATGTCGTTATCCTCGCGGGCGATCATATCTACAAGCAAGATTACTCCCGTATGTTGATTGACCACGTGGAGAAAGGGGCGCGTTGTACGGTGGCATGTATGCCAGTGCCGTTGCACGAAGCTTCGGCATTTGGTGTGATGGCGGTGGATAGCGAAGAGAAAATTATCGAATTCGTGGAAAAACCGGCTAACCCGCCGTCGATGCCAGGCGACGATAGCAAAGCGCTCGCCAGCATGGGGATCTACGTTTTCGATGCAGATTATCTCTACGAATTGCTGGAAGCCGACGACAAAGACGAAAACTCAAGCCACGACTTCGGGAAAGATATCATTCCGTACGTCATGAAATCCGGCTCGGCCTTCGCCCATCCATTCCCGCTTTCTTGCGTGCAGTCTGACCCTGATGCCGAACCATACTGGCGCGATGTCGGGACGCTGGAAGCCTACTGGAAAGCCAACCTCGACCTCGCTTCGGTAACACCAGAGCTGGATATGTACGATCGGGATTGGCCGATCCGTACTCATATGGAACCGTTGCCTCCGGCGAAATTTGTACAAGACCGCTCGGGCAGCCACGGCATGACGCTGAACTCGTTGGTTTCTGGCGGCTGCATTATTTCCGGTTCGGTGGTGGTTCAGTCGGTGTTGTTCCCGCGAGTGCGCGTCAATTCGTTTTGCAACATTGACTCTTCAGTATTGCTGCCAGATGTCATTGTCGGGCGCTCCTGCCGTTTACGCCGTTGTATTATCGACCGCGCCTGCATCATTCCTGAAGGCATGGTAGTGGGGGAAAACGCTGAAGAAGATGCACGCCGTTTCTACCGTTCCGAAGAAGGTATTGTGCTGGTGACACGGGAAATGCTGGCCAAACTGCCAGGTTAG
- the glgA gene encoding glycogen synthase GlgA translates to MQVLHVCSEMFPLLKTGGLADVLGALPAAQIAGGVETRVLLPAFPDIRRGIVDAQVVAHRDTFAGHMTLLYGHFNGVGIYLIDAPHLYERPGSPYHDTNQFAYTDNVHRFALLGWVGAEMACGLDPFWHPDIVHAHDWHAGLVPAYLEARGRPAKSVFTVHNLAYQGLFYAHHMNEIDLPWSFYNMNGLEFNGQISYLKAGLYYADHITAVSPTYAREITEPQFAYGMEGLLRQRHREGRLSGILNGVDEKIWDPAHDLLLASRYTRDTLEEKAENKRQLQVAMGLKVNDKAPLFAVVSRLTSQKGLDLVLEALPGLLEQGGQLALLGAGDTVMQEGFLAAAAEHPGQVGVQIGYHEAFSHRIMGGADVILVPSRFEPCGLTQLYGLKYGTLPLVRRTGGLADTVSDSSLENLADGIASGFVFEDSNAWSLLRAIRRAFVLWSRPSLWRFVQRQAMGMDFSWQVAAHSYRDLYQRLL, encoded by the coding sequence ATGCAGGTCTTACATGTATGTTCTGAAATGTTTCCACTGCTAAAAACGGGTGGTCTGGCAGATGTGCTTGGTGCTCTACCGGCGGCACAAATTGCAGGAGGTGTTGAGACGAGAGTCCTGCTGCCTGCATTCCCGGATATCCGTCGTGGCATTGTTGATGCGCAGGTCGTCGCACATCGTGACACCTTCGCGGGTCATATGACTTTGTTATATGGCCACTTCAACGGCGTGGGGATTTACCTGATTGACGCTCCACATTTATACGAACGCCCAGGCAGCCCGTATCACGATACTAACCAGTTCGCTTACACCGATAACGTGCACCGTTTTGCATTGCTCGGATGGGTCGGCGCTGAGATGGCATGTGGTCTGGATCCCTTCTGGCACCCGGATATTGTGCATGCGCATGACTGGCATGCGGGCCTGGTGCCAGCGTATCTCGAGGCCCGTGGTCGCCCGGCAAAGTCGGTATTTACCGTTCACAACCTGGCTTACCAGGGGCTGTTTTACGCCCATCATATGAATGAAATTGACCTGCCATGGTCGTTCTACAACATGAACGGCCTGGAGTTTAACGGTCAAATTTCGTACTTGAAAGCTGGCCTTTACTATGCTGATCATATTACGGCGGTCAGCCCGACGTATGCCCGTGAGATCACCGAGCCGCAATTTGCTTACGGGATGGAAGGGCTGCTGCGCCAGCGCCACCGCGAGGGACGGCTGTCCGGCATTCTTAACGGCGTAGACGAAAAAATTTGGGACCCGGCTCATGACTTGCTTCTGGCTTCGCGTTACACCCGCGACACGCTGGAAGAAAAAGCCGAGAACAAGCGTCAGTTGCAGGTGGCGATGGGGCTGAAGGTTAACGACAAAGCGCCGCTGTTTGCGGTAGTGAGCCGTTTGACCAGCCAGAAAGGTTTGGATTTGGTGCTGGAAGCGTTGCCGGGATTGCTCGAGCAAGGCGGGCAACTGGCGTTGCTGGGCGCGGGTGATACCGTCATGCAGGAAGGTTTCCTGGCGGCGGCGGCCGAACACCCTGGGCAAGTTGGGGTTCAAATCGGTTATCACGAAGCTTTCTCGCACCGCATTATGGGGGGCGCCGATGTGATTCTGGTGCCGAGCCGTTTTGAGCCTTGTGGTTTAACGCAATTGTATGGTTTGAAGTACGGCACTTTGCCGCTGGTACGGCGTACGGGTGGGCTTGCAGACACCGTATCTGACAGCTCGCTGGAAAACCTGGCTGACGGTATCGCCAGTGGATTCGTGTTTGAAGACAGTAATGCCTGGTCGCTACTAAGAGCGATTCGGCGTGCCTTCGTGTTGTGGTCTCGCCCTTCGCTGTGGCGGTTTGTTCAGCGTCAGGCAATGGGCATGGATTTTAGCTGGCAGGTAGCGGCGCATTCCTACCGCGACTTGTACCAACGTTTGCTGTAG